A single region of the Maylandia zebra isolate NMK-2024a linkage group LG17, Mzebra_GT3a, whole genome shotgun sequence genome encodes:
- the rerg gene encoding ras-related and estrogen-regulated growth inhibitor, whose amino-acid sequence MAKSPEVKLAVFGRAGVGKSALVVRFLTRRFIWEYDPTLESTYRHQANIDDEAVTMEILDTAGQEDIQQREGHMRWGDGFVLVYDITDRGSFEEVGPLRSLLEEVKKPKNVPLVLVGNKSDLDHVRQVGTEEGERLAAEMACAFYECSACADEGGAVAEAFHELCREVRRRKAVQGKARRRSSTTHVKQAINKMLTKISS is encoded by the exons CTCTGGTGGTGAGATTTCTGACCAGACGCTTCATCTGGGAGTATGACCCCACACTTG AATCAACATATCGTCATCAAGCCAATATCGACGATGAGGCTGTCACCATGGAGATTCTCGACACTGCAGGCCAG GAGGACATCCAGCAGAGGGAGGGTCACATGCGTTGGGGTGACGGCTTTGTCCTTGTGTATGACATCACGGATCGGGGAAGCTTTGAGGAGGTGGGGCCGCTCCGAAGCCTCCTAGAGGAGGTGAAGAAACCGAAGAACGTTCCTCTGGTTCTGGTGGGCAACAAGTCTGACCTGGACCACGTCCGGCAAGTCGGTACAGAGGAAGGAGAGCGGCTGGCAGCCGAAATGGCGTGTGCCTTCTACGAATGCTCTGCCTGTGCCGACGAGGGCGGCGCTGTGGCCGAGGCGTTCCACGAGCTCTGCAGAGAGGTGAGACGCCGCAAAGCTGTTCAGGGAAAAGCCAGACGCCGCAGCTCCACCACTCATGTCAAACAGGCCATCAACAAGATGCTGACCAAGATCAGCAGCTAG